The region GGCAAGGGGACTGCTGCCTTGTCCCTCTTTTGCTTCAGCTCAGAGCAGTCTTGGATTTAAGGATATCTGCGGCTGAGGCACTATTGAGGGGGCTGGCTGACTGAATCTCCTTTCCAGGAAACATTGAGTAATTCTTTTGGAAAAGATTATGGTCAGTAAGGAGTCTAACCATTTGCTGGCACAGTGCAACAACTTTAACCAGGAAAAAGCCATGACTGTCAGATCAGTGCTGCTCAACCGTGACTCACCTGACATTGAGAACCGCCTGAAACGCAGGCGTAACCGTACTCAACAAGTGCGCTTCAAAGACTTGGTGGATGGTGAGGAGGAAGATCCAGGGAAAAGCCCCCCTGATGATCCTTTAGCTAAGCCAGAACTGAATACACCATGTGCCTCTACTCCCAGACGACATTTGGAGGGGAAAGAAACTGAAAAGGGGACAAAATGTGTCTCACTGAGGACAGCTTCAAATCAGCCCTGCCGTCAACACTGGTATCAATCCAGACCCTGCTCCCTGACCTTACCTAACCCCAAGAAGGCTTGCATGAGCACCGCCATCCAAACCTCACCCAGTCTTCAGAAGCAGTTCCCTGCCTTCCGATTTCGTAGCAAAAGTGTGAGTGATTTTGGAAAGGAAGAGCTGCTCATGTCCATCACCGACCAAAGAGGCACTACTGGAGAAGAAGAAAGCACTACAGCACAGCTTCCAAGCTCTGAGAGAAATGATGCCTGTATGAGAGCACTTAATGGAAGAACCAGTGCATCACCCCAGTTAGTAAGGGGCTGCTCCTCAGAGCACAACCACCAACCTGCCTCCCACAGTGAATTACAACAGGACACCAAGCATGCTAGTGATGAGGGACTACATTATACTAGTCCATACATCACTTTGTGCCACAAGAAAGTGCCAAATCGATTGCCTGTTTATCCCTGCCAACCTCAGGATGGTAGAACCTGTGACACAGCTAGAAACTCTAATTCCCATGCAAGCTCTTGTACTAGTGAAAGAACTATCCCCAGCCCCAAATTCCATCCTTTTTACCCTCTGAACATTGCAGCCATGGATCATAGTAACACAAACTCAACTGTCTGTAGGAAAAACAGTCCTTCCTCCTCCCAATGGTCCCTGGGTTCCAAACACCTATCCAGAGAAGAGCCTGTAACTGTGCTCAGGCAAAAACAACCCAGCAGAAACTGCAATGATCTTTCTTATGTTAGTGGAAATTCCAAAGTGGAAGGAAGCCCTGCTATGGAAGACATTGTCCCCCttcaaaagaacttacaatccCATTTATCTAACAGTCCTCATCAGATTTTGAAGGAAAATGCTCAACTTCGTTCTTCACCACAGACAAAAACTCAGGAGACTCCAGTAAGAGACAGTGTTATAATTCCCAAACAACAAATCAACTCGATAGGTTATATCATTGCACCAAGAGAGTCCTGCCCTCATGACTGCCAGCCAACAGTTTCTGAGTGCACAGAGTGCCACTCAGTGCCACAGACTTTTGGAGAGGTTAGCAGGACCTCAATGAATGAAAAGGGCTATTTTGCAGTCTCCAAAAGCAAACTCCCTCAACCTAGGTCTCCAGATATAGGTAGGTGTGATTCTttggaaacaatagaaaagcCATCCATCCAAGATGACCAATCAAATTTAATAACTGACATAACAGAACTAGGAGAACCAAGGCCATCCAGTGTGGACAGGACTTCAGTAATTCAGACAGGCTGTAGTCAACTCAAATTCATTCAATCAAAATCAGGCAGCAAAAATGCAGATGAGCAGAAGGAAACACTCCAAAGACCCATCTCTGCTCTTGTTAAAGAATTCAGCAACATTCATTTGGAATCTGGATTCCAATCTCCTATACAGGACACGAGTGAAGGGCATTGTACTTTTACAGCCCCAGATGTTtccccagcagcacctggagcccAGGCTGGAAACAAACCTACCAGCTCACCAAATACACAGCTAGAGACTGGTTTGACAGCCAATCAATCAGAAACGCTGAGACAAGTTCAAGAACTTCTAGAACTAGTTGCTGCAGCCAAAGGCAAAGTAGACTTGTCAAAAATAGAGGAGAGTTTCCTATCTCAGGGACATCTGGACAAGACAGGATGCCTGAGGACTAACAAGGAAGCTGAACCTATTCAGGCCAGGCCATTTGAGATGGGGCAATTACAGTCACGCTTGCAGGCTCTTGAGGAGGTGTTACAAACCAGCCAACACACCATCAAAGTACTGCTGGATGTCATTCAGGACCTGGAGAAGAAGGAAGCCAAGCGGGATGGGTGAGTTTATGATCCAGGATGGTCAATAACATTTCCTGTTGCTACTTCTAGGGGACAGTGGGAGatgggaaaggggaaaggaatCCACCTGCCTGGCTAAATCACCTTTGCTGGGCTATCCAGGgattattcagcagcacttaaatggAAAATGCTGCTGAATACTCCTTCTAACTACCTAAGCCAAAACCAGCTAAgttgtgggtggtccaggggcggagtcagcatttaaatggttaagtgccaatatttagcacttaactggataaggacATTGGACAAATtggactgcacaaaacacagtccTTTGTTAGTCTAGtttcacttatgcagttaagggctgaatagtGGCCCTGAAAAGATAAGTGCTGGTCATctgcacatacccagatattcagtgctagtgcctGGACATAGCCTGGCAATGAATATTGGGCATAAAGCTTgtggcagctaaaaaaaaaacattgctaactgctgctggctgaatatttaccgcATAATTTTCAGATGGGAAAGGGAatcatttttttcttgttttctcagTGGTTTGAGTGAGCAGGATATAAAAAACTCCACATATTTTACAAAGAATGCAATTACAACAGATCTTTAAACAGAAATCTTTTGAGGgaaacaaacaaaaccaaaaatgacAAAACAGGAGTAAACAACTTATAAAATATAGAAAAGGAACCATTAATACTATATCTTATTTCTTTGGTCTCCATCTCAGACTTAAGCTCTAGGAACAGCGATTACTCACTTTTTCATTCTCACTTTGAGaaatggattttatttatttatttatttttaaatttatattccgCACAATCCCACAGTTCAAGGCAGATTGCAAACATGAATGTACATAACTGGAACATGATCAAAGCAGACAATAATGCAGACATATCAAGGTTCAAGGTTGCATGTATTTGATTAACCGCCTAAGGTTGAGCCATGAAAGTGGTGTACAGCTACAATATTATTTCACAGTAAGAAACGGAAATACAATTATAATAGCAGAGAAGCAAAGACTGTCCAAGTCTGCTGTGCGCCACAAGTTCCTACGACCAACTGCTCTCCAGCTGCTCTAAGTGGGGAGACTACTTCATACCTTAAATGCTAGTCAAAACAAATGCGTTTTTAGCAAAACTTTAGAGAAGGGAAGTGAAGCCTCCATTTGTAATGATagaggaagggcattccacattgAGGACCCAACAATACTAAATATTGATTTTCGAAATGTACAGGAAGAAACATTTCAGAATGAAGGGTTATTTAGTAAATGTTGTCGGCTGGAATGCAGGGCCTGTGCTGGGGTATATGGCGACAGGTACAGGGATAAAAATTGAGGGGAGCCCGTATGTAAAATCTTACACACCAGCAGCAAAATTTTATACATAATGTTACTCCACCTgaaaaaaagtaccaggagccttcacaagTGGGGCAAAGTCTTTAATTGTACGTCATATATcattgacccaacacgggccatgtttcggtgctaagtgcctgcgtcaggggtctatataaAAAACAAATATAAGTCACGtattaaaaacaatacaaaacataaaAAGACTTTTAACGGAACCAATACATATTGTACTATGGGTATACAAAATAATTATAAAATGTACATGCATCATAGTGCCACCAGTGTATCAACTAATACACATATATTATGAACATATACAGTGGCCAGTTCTAAGATGTATATACACCATAGTGTCACCAGAAGTTataaaagtaattaaaaaataaaaaaacatattaaaaaatctATCCAACTATGATGCATGTACACTTGTGAAGGTTCCTggtactttttttgttttctggacTTTGTCTTGTACTCCACCTGAAGCCATACAATAAAGGAGTCACATGGTCATATTTCATTCCacctgatctctctctctctgacagatGCCCTTAAAAAGCACATTATAATAGTCCAGACATGTAATGACAAGATCATGAATGATGATATGCAGCGTTTTCTGGTCAAACAATTACCGAACAGACCTAATCAATTGTAATTTGAAAAAAGCAGGTACTTACAACAGATGAAACATGAGCATTAAAAGAAAGATTAGAGGCCAGCAACACACCCAACACTAATTGTGTCACTAGCCTTAAGAGTCACAGCTTCGAAACAGAGAGTATGTATTGTGGGAAGATGTTGACCTCTACGGAATATCTGGAATCGTGTTTTTTGCACATTAAGCAGCAGTTTATTGGACCTAAGCCAGGCTTTAACTTGGAGTAGCTTAGCCCCAACCTCCGAAAGAGAGGAATCATCTAAAGCAAGTCATCTGACCGCAAGTCATCTGAACGTCATCTGCACAAATATACAGCATTAGCCCCAGGGATTGTATTAAAGAAGGAAATGAGGACATGAAGATGTTAAACAGCACTGGTGCAagaagtgatccctgaggtacgcCACACAGTGGTGAAAAAGAATCCGCCAAAGAATACAATATGCCCTATTGGGAAGGTAGGATTGAAAGCAAAGTAATGCCTGGCTGGCTATCCCTACATCTGCCAGGTGAGATAAAAGCAGCTCATGACTGACCATATTAAAGGCAGCAGTCAAATCCAAGGATATTAAGATGATAGTTTTGCTATGAGCCTACGTGGCTTGAATATTTAGAAGCATGCCCAGAAAAACTGTTTTCGCACTATAATGTTTTTGAAAGCTCGTCTGGTTAGGATGTAGAACATTGTGGGACTCCAGAAAAATGGGTAGCTAATCAGCTACTACCTGTTCAGTGACTTTAGAAAGAAAGTGAAGCTGTGCAGTAGGCCTGTAGTTGGTTACAAGGTCCCTATTCTGGTGAGAATCTCTGCTTTGGCCAGATAGTGGCAGCTTTCCATAAACAAAGATATATTTGAGAGTCTTTTCAACCAGTTACAATTACAATAATTCCTTAAATGCCAAAATTAGCATATTCTACCATAAAAGCCAAAGGTGTtatgaaaaggcctttttaaacagatgTGTTTTTAATTGGTTCCTGAATATCATAAGAGATTCAATTTTGCATAATTCCAAAGGTAATACATTTCATATTATAGGGCCAAGCACTTGAAAGGCTGAAGAGTGGAGTCCATAAAGAC is a window of Microcaecilia unicolor chromosome 2, aMicUni1.1, whole genome shotgun sequence DNA encoding:
- the LOC115461207 gene encoding uncharacterized protein LOC115461207 isoform X2; translation: MVSKESNHLLAQCNNFNQEKAMTVRSVLLNRDSPDIENRLKRRRNRTQQVRFKDLVDGEEEDPGKSPPDDPLAKPELNTPCASTPRRHLEGKETEKGTKCVSLRTASNQPCRQHWYQSRPCSLTLPNPKKACMSTAIQTSPSLQKQFPAFRFRSKSVSDFGKEELLMSITDQRGTTGEEESTTAQLPSSERNDACMRALNGRTSASPQLVRGCSSEHNHQPASHSELQQDTKHASDEGLHYTSPYITLCHKKVPNRLPVYPCQPQDGRTCDTARNSNSHASSCTSERTIPSPKFHPFYPLNIAAMDHSNTNSTVCRKNSPSSSQWSLGSKHLSREEPVTVLRQKQPSRNCNDLSYVSGNSKVEGSPAMEDIVPLQKNLQSHLSNSPHQILKENAQLRSSPQTKTQETPVRDSVIIPKQQINSIGYIIAPRESCPHDCQPTVSECTECHSVPQTFGEVSRTSMNEKGYFAVSKSKLPQPRSPDIGRCDSLETIEKPSIQDDQSNLITDITELGEPRPSSVDRTSVIQTGCSQLKFIQSKSGSKNADEQKETLQRPISALVKEFSNIHLESGFQSPIQDTSEGHCTFTAPDVSPAAPGAQAGNKPTSSPNTQLETGLTANQSETLRQVQELLELVAAAKGKVDLSKIEESFLSQGHLDKTGCLRTNKEAEPIQARPFEMGQLQSRLQALEEVLQTSQHTIKVLLDVIQDLEKKEAKRDGALGVTVYTSGGVIQIFIQHGSSWETTLQLFG
- the LOC115461207 gene encoding uncharacterized protein LOC115461207 isoform X1; amino-acid sequence: MVSKESNHLLAQCNNFNQEKAMTVRSVLLNRDSPDIENRLKRRRNRTQQVRFKDLVDGEEEDPGKSPPDDPLAKPELNTPCASTPRRHLEGKETEKGTKCVSLRTASNQPCRQHWYQSRPCSLTLPNPKKACMSTAIQTSPSLQKQFPAFRFRSKSVSDFGKEELLMSITDQRGTTGEEESTTAQLPSSERNDACMRALNGRTSASPQLVRGCSSEHNHQPASHSELQQDTKHASDEGLHYTSPYITLCHKKVPNRLPVYPCQPQDGRTCDTARNSNSHASSCTSERTIPSPKFHPFYPLNIAAMDHSNTNSTVCRKNSPSSSQWSLGSKHLSREEPVTVLRQKQPSRNCNDLSYVSGNSKVEGSPAMEDIVPLQKNLQSHLSNSPHQILKENAQLRSSPQTKTQETPVRDSVIIPKQQINSIGYIIAPRESCPHDCQPTVSECTECHSVPQTFGEVSRTSMNEKGYFAVSKSKLPQPRSPDIGRCDSLETIEKPSIQDDQSNLITDITELGEPRPSSVDRTSVIQTGCSQLKFIQSKSGSKNADEQKETLQRPISALVKEFSNIHLESGFQSPIQDTSEGHCTFTAPDVSPAAPGAQAGNKPTSSPNTQLETGLTANQSETLRQVQELLELVAAAKGKVDLSKIEESFLSQGHLDKTGCLRTNKEAEPIQARPFEMGQLQSRLQALEEVLQTSQHTIKVLLDVIQDLEKKEAKRDGRHSYRTGQDIENCGTCRDCACIIYSVEHDFRQQEGRFQRVLSILQADSEQSSPQPATPSNQEPSPVPNQPARLDSKKSKRKCFWFL